The following coding sequences are from one Panicum hallii strain FIL2 chromosome 5, PHallii_v3.1, whole genome shotgun sequence window:
- the LOC112892025 gene encoding type IV inositol polyphosphate 5-phosphatase 3 isoform X1: MAAAHPSSSARARAPLPPAAARPLHPLAGLEEGEAVAAAAHPGAHRVRRRGRKQKQLWPKTVLRKWLNIRSPESDFSADEGDTTDDTDSEVEYEEMCAWERKLHDEERSHCGLGAETIGNQLGPVPYGLHRRRKSETLRAQYIDVRELRICAGTWNVAGRLPPDDLDIQEWLDMEEPADIYVLGFQEIVPLNAGNIFGAEDNRPIAMWENIIRETLNKISPDKPKYKCHSDPPSPSRFKPSDDAFIMEDELISESDSESDGEVHPFNDQDLIASVDGIDGNKREHPTDAPETILQYDNFSKLPSMKTFDRSHNLSFKESNLEEQICQKLLTKTLSHSERLGMVWPEPPLDMLAQCLPDSTKSLASGKALRTYLSFKSVNGDSGPFPEDNLVPDLNINYAAAKRKKPYFIRIISKQMVGVYLSIWVRRSLRKHIQSLKVSTVGVGAMGYIGNKGSISVSMSIYQTHFCFICCHLTSGEKEGDELKRNADVQEIHRRTVFNPVSRLNMPKTIYDHERIVWLGDLNYRINLSYEKTHELISRQDWNKLFAFDQLKVELKKGHLFEGWTEGVIHFPPTYKYKVNSEKYISDEHKSGRRTPAWCDRILSHGKGMRLLSYKTVDLRLSDHRPVTAVYMVDVEVFSSKKLQRALTFTDAEAEEQLSFEEDSTSGVYNLGLY; the protein is encoded by the exons ATGGCCGCGGCGCACCCCTCGTCGtccgcgcgggcgcgcgcgccgctgccgccggcggcggcgcgcccaTTGCATCCCCTCGCCGGCCTGGAGGAGGGGGAAGCCGTGGCGGCCGCCGCCCACCCCGGCGCGCACCGggtgcggcgcagggggaggAAGCAGAAGCAG CTCTGGCCCAAGACGGTGCTGCGGAAGTGGCTCAACATCAGGTCTCCGGAGTCCGATTTCAGCGCCGACGAGGGCGACACCACCGACGACACCGACAGCGAGGTCGAGTACGAAG AGATGTGTGCCTGGGAACGCAAGTTACATGATGAAGAGAGGAGTCACTGTGGACTTGGTGCTGAGACTATTG GAAACCAACTAGGGCCGGTTCCCTACGGGCTCCATAGAAGGCGCAAGTCAGAGACCCTCCGTGCACAGTATATTGATGTCAGGGAACTAAG GATATGTGCGGGGACATGGAATGTTGCAGGCAGACTTCCACCTGATGACTTGGATATTCAAGAATGGTTAGATATGGAGGAGCCAGCTGATATATATGTTCTTGG GTTTCAAGAAATTGTTCCATTAAATGCTGGGAATATATTTGGTGCTGAAGACAACCGTCCTATTGCAATGTGGGAGAACATTATTCGTGAAACTTTGAATAAGATCAGCCCAGATAAACCAAAATATAAATGCCATAGTGATCCTCCTTCTCCGTCAAGGTTCAAGCCATCTGATGATGCTTTCATTATGGAAGATGAACTTATTAGTGAGTCTGATAGCGAAAGTGATGGGGAGGTGCATCCGTTTAATGACCAAGATTTGATTGCTTCTGTTGATGGCATTGATGGTAACAAACGTGAACACCCCACTGATGCACCTGAAACAATTTTACAATATGATAACTTCAGCAAGCTGCCTTCAATGAAGACTTTTGATAGATCCCATAACTTAAGTTTTAAAGAATCTAATTTGGAAGAGCAGATCTGTCAGAAGCTATTAACTAAAACACTCAGTCACTCAGAGAGGCTTGGAATGGTCTGGCCAGAACCACCATTGGATATGTTGGCACAGTGTCTTCCCGACAGCACAAAATCATTAGCTTCAGGGAAGGCATTACGAACATATTTGTCTTTCAAGTCAGTAAATGGAGACTCTGGTCCATTTCCAGAGGACAATTTAGTTCCAGATTTAAACATTAACTATGCAGCAGCTAAAAGGAAAAAACCATATTTTATAAGGATAATAAGCAAGCAGATGGTTGGAGTGTATCTATCAATCTGGGTACGAAGAAGCCTCCGGAAGCACATTCAGAGTCTGAAAGTATCAACTGTAGGGGTTGGCGCCATGGGCTACATTGGTAATAAG GGATCAATATCAGTAAGCATGTCCATATAtcaaacacacttttgctttataTGTTGCCATCTGACCTCcggagaaaaagagggagatgAACTAAAAAGGAATGCTGACGTTCAAGAAATCCACCGAAGGACAGTATTTAATCCAGTTTCCAGACTCAACATGCCTAAGACAATATATGACCACGA AAGGATTGTGTGGCTTGGTGATCTCAACTATAGGATCAACTTATCATATGAGAAGACCCATGAACTCATCTCCAGGCAGGACTGGAATAAATTATTTGCTTTCGATCAG CTGAAAGTGGAGCTGAAGAAGGGACATCTATTTGAAGGGTGGACCGAAGGGGTCATCCACTTTCCTCCGACATACAAATACAAGGTTAACTCAGAAAAGTACATAAGTGATGAGCACAAATCTGGAAGGAGGACACCTGCATG GTGTGACCGAATTCTTTCCCATGGTAAGGGTATGAGGTTACTGTCATATAAGACAGTTGATCTCCGGCTATCGGATCACCGCCCTGTGACTGCTGTGTACATGGTAGATGTTGAGGTTTTCTCTTCAAAAAAGCTGCAGAGAGCTCTTACCTTCACCGATGCAGAGGCCGAGGAACAGCTCTCCTTTGAGGAAGATAGCACTTCTGGAGTATACAACCTTGGACTATATTGA
- the LOC112892025 gene encoding type I inositol polyphosphate 5-phosphatase 1 isoform X2, with protein MAAAHPSSSARARAPLPPAAARPLHPLAGLEEGEAVAAAAHPGAHRVRRRGRKQKQLWPKTVLRKWLNIRSPESDFSADEGDTTDDTDSEVEYEGNQLGPVPYGLHRRRKSETLRAQYIDVRELRICAGTWNVAGRLPPDDLDIQEWLDMEEPADIYVLGFQEIVPLNAGNIFGAEDNRPIAMWENIIRETLNKISPDKPKYKCHSDPPSPSRFKPSDDAFIMEDELISESDSESDGEVHPFNDQDLIASVDGIDGNKREHPTDAPETILQYDNFSKLPSMKTFDRSHNLSFKESNLEEQICQKLLTKTLSHSERLGMVWPEPPLDMLAQCLPDSTKSLASGKALRTYLSFKSVNGDSGPFPEDNLVPDLNINYAAAKRKKPYFIRIISKQMVGVYLSIWVRRSLRKHIQSLKVSTVGVGAMGYIGNKGSISVSMSIYQTHFCFICCHLTSGEKEGDELKRNADVQEIHRRTVFNPVSRLNMPKTIYDHERIVWLGDLNYRINLSYEKTHELISRQDWNKLFAFDQLKVELKKGHLFEGWTEGVIHFPPTYKYKVNSEKYISDEHKSGRRTPAWCDRILSHGKGMRLLSYKTVDLRLSDHRPVTAVYMVDVEVFSSKKLQRALTFTDAEAEEQLSFEEDSTSGVYNLGLY; from the exons ATGGCCGCGGCGCACCCCTCGTCGtccgcgcgggcgcgcgcgccgctgccgccggcggcggcgcgcccaTTGCATCCCCTCGCCGGCCTGGAGGAGGGGGAAGCCGTGGCGGCCGCCGCCCACCCCGGCGCGCACCGggtgcggcgcagggggaggAAGCAGAAGCAG CTCTGGCCCAAGACGGTGCTGCGGAAGTGGCTCAACATCAGGTCTCCGGAGTCCGATTTCAGCGCCGACGAGGGCGACACCACCGACGACACCGACAGCGAGGTCGAGTACGAAG GAAACCAACTAGGGCCGGTTCCCTACGGGCTCCATAGAAGGCGCAAGTCAGAGACCCTCCGTGCACAGTATATTGATGTCAGGGAACTAAG GATATGTGCGGGGACATGGAATGTTGCAGGCAGACTTCCACCTGATGACTTGGATATTCAAGAATGGTTAGATATGGAGGAGCCAGCTGATATATATGTTCTTGG GTTTCAAGAAATTGTTCCATTAAATGCTGGGAATATATTTGGTGCTGAAGACAACCGTCCTATTGCAATGTGGGAGAACATTATTCGTGAAACTTTGAATAAGATCAGCCCAGATAAACCAAAATATAAATGCCATAGTGATCCTCCTTCTCCGTCAAGGTTCAAGCCATCTGATGATGCTTTCATTATGGAAGATGAACTTATTAGTGAGTCTGATAGCGAAAGTGATGGGGAGGTGCATCCGTTTAATGACCAAGATTTGATTGCTTCTGTTGATGGCATTGATGGTAACAAACGTGAACACCCCACTGATGCACCTGAAACAATTTTACAATATGATAACTTCAGCAAGCTGCCTTCAATGAAGACTTTTGATAGATCCCATAACTTAAGTTTTAAAGAATCTAATTTGGAAGAGCAGATCTGTCAGAAGCTATTAACTAAAACACTCAGTCACTCAGAGAGGCTTGGAATGGTCTGGCCAGAACCACCATTGGATATGTTGGCACAGTGTCTTCCCGACAGCACAAAATCATTAGCTTCAGGGAAGGCATTACGAACATATTTGTCTTTCAAGTCAGTAAATGGAGACTCTGGTCCATTTCCAGAGGACAATTTAGTTCCAGATTTAAACATTAACTATGCAGCAGCTAAAAGGAAAAAACCATATTTTATAAGGATAATAAGCAAGCAGATGGTTGGAGTGTATCTATCAATCTGGGTACGAAGAAGCCTCCGGAAGCACATTCAGAGTCTGAAAGTATCAACTGTAGGGGTTGGCGCCATGGGCTACATTGGTAATAAG GGATCAATATCAGTAAGCATGTCCATATAtcaaacacacttttgctttataTGTTGCCATCTGACCTCcggagaaaaagagggagatgAACTAAAAAGGAATGCTGACGTTCAAGAAATCCACCGAAGGACAGTATTTAATCCAGTTTCCAGACTCAACATGCCTAAGACAATATATGACCACGA AAGGATTGTGTGGCTTGGTGATCTCAACTATAGGATCAACTTATCATATGAGAAGACCCATGAACTCATCTCCAGGCAGGACTGGAATAAATTATTTGCTTTCGATCAG CTGAAAGTGGAGCTGAAGAAGGGACATCTATTTGAAGGGTGGACCGAAGGGGTCATCCACTTTCCTCCGACATACAAATACAAGGTTAACTCAGAAAAGTACATAAGTGATGAGCACAAATCTGGAAGGAGGACACCTGCATG GTGTGACCGAATTCTTTCCCATGGTAAGGGTATGAGGTTACTGTCATATAAGACAGTTGATCTCCGGCTATCGGATCACCGCCCTGTGACTGCTGTGTACATGGTAGATGTTGAGGTTTTCTCTTCAAAAAAGCTGCAGAGAGCTCTTACCTTCACCGATGCAGAGGCCGAGGAACAGCTCTCCTTTGAGGAAGATAGCACTTCTGGAGTATACAACCTTGGACTATATTGA